Sequence from the Candidatus Deferrimicrobium borealis genome:
TACTGTAAGCCCGGATGGTAGCCGGGTGCCGATCTATGGTCCCAATCCGAAGGGTCTCGGGGTCTTTGATAGCAATGGCCGCTATATATTTCTGAACGGGCGCTCTGGTCTGCCGAAATTCGCGTCGAACAATCGCATGGAGGGTACTCCGGAAGAATACAAGGCCGTCGTGCAAGGAATGAACGCTCACTTCGGCAGATACACCGTCAACGAGACGGATAAGACCATCACCTTTCACATAGAAACCAGTACGTTTCCAAACTGGAACGGGATCGAGCAGAAACGACCATTCACTCTTACGGGGGACGAACTGAAGTGGACGACTGCTGCGTCCGGCGGTGGAACGGCTGAGGTGGTATTGAAGCGGGCCAAGTAGCCGCCGCGCATAACGCCGTTGCCCCTATTTCATCTGACTGTGGATTAAATGTGATGCAGGAGAAACCGCACGGAATGTAAACACCGCGCAAACAACGCTATCTTGAGGGGGGTGGGCAAACCCGTGGAGGCTCGAGTCCCCCCTTCGGCACCAACGCAATAACCAAAGGGGATTCCGGTTAAAACCGGAGTCCCCTTTTTAGTTCGAAAACGGCCCGTGGGGAAGTTTTGGGGAAACCTGGAATGAAAGCGGTTTTGCCCACCTATGCGTAGGTTTCCGGACCGGGTGGCTGATTGGTGGAACTCGAGCAGCGCCCGGTCCCCGGAATATTACTGCTGGACCGCGCGAAGCAGGAAAAGGAATGGGACAGGCGTGATCGCCAGGCAGACCAGGAG
This genomic interval carries:
- a CDS encoding lipocalin-like domain-containing protein translates to MKRLSLLTLTTMALLFLGVALPSGSAGGQEKTLKEQLVGTWTLVSADTVSPDGSRVPIYGPNPKGLGVFDSNGRYIFLNGRSGLPKFASNNRMEGTPEEYKAVVQGMNAHFGRYTVNETDKTITFHIETSTFPNWNGIEQKRPFTLTGDELKWTTAASGGGTAEVVLKRAK